A genomic segment from Lignipirellula cremea encodes:
- a CDS encoding sensor histidine kinase gives MFERRSLKWPITVGVVLIVLVVALTIGWVLLSFFGGQWLLAAIGAAVFCVVLLGVVFYLVLTIKEVNLNRRQSNFMDSITHELKSPIASLKLYLQTLTMRQVEENEREEFHRYMLEDVERLDALINHLLIAAHINKGGPLETPDEMELSSMLQQCAASVCMRYRTPPETVSLDLVPCLVRARQVDADLIFRNLIDNGIKYGGSPPRVEIVMRPREGGKVCVTVSDNGRGIPAHLRNKIFGRFVRLGFELQREKPGTGLGLHIVWSLVRRLKGKIRVKDAEDGIGAQFEVLLPGRAMETETAEVPGETEAS, from the coding sequence ATGTTTGAACGACGTTCGCTCAAGTGGCCGATTACGGTTGGCGTAGTGCTGATCGTGCTGGTGGTGGCGCTGACCATCGGCTGGGTGCTGCTTTCGTTCTTTGGCGGGCAATGGCTGCTGGCGGCGATCGGGGCGGCCGTGTTCTGCGTGGTGCTGCTGGGCGTGGTGTTTTACCTGGTGCTGACCATCAAGGAAGTGAACCTCAACCGACGCCAGTCCAACTTTATGGACAGCATCACCCATGAGCTGAAATCGCCGATCGCGTCGCTGAAGCTGTATCTGCAGACATTGACCATGCGTCAGGTGGAGGAAAACGAGCGGGAAGAATTCCACCGCTACATGCTGGAAGATGTGGAGCGGCTGGACGCCCTGATCAACCATCTGTTGATTGCGGCCCATATCAACAAAGGCGGCCCGCTGGAAACGCCCGACGAAATGGAACTGTCGTCGATGCTGCAGCAATGCGCGGCCTCGGTCTGCATGCGTTATCGAACGCCGCCGGAAACGGTCAGCCTGGACCTGGTTCCCTGTCTGGTCCGGGCCAGGCAGGTCGACGCCGACCTGATCTTCCGCAACCTGATCGACAACGGCATCAAATACGGCGGCTCCCCGCCCCGTGTGGAAATCGTGATGCGGCCCCGCGAAGGCGGCAAGGTGTGCGTCACCGTCAGCGACAACGGCCGCGGCATTCCGGCCCATCTGCGCAACAAAATCTTCGGCCGCTTCGTTCGCCTGGGATTTGAACTGCAGCGGGAGAAGCCGGGCACCGGTCTGGGGCTGCACATTGTCTGGTCGCTGGTCCGCCGACTCAAAGGAAAGATCCGGGTCAAAGACGCCGAAGACGGCATCGGCGCCCAGTTTGAAGTCCTCTTGCCAGGACGCGCCATGGAGACAGAAACAGCCGAAGTCCCAGGTGAAACGGAGGCGTCGTAA
- the ndk gene encoding nucleoside-diphosphate kinase, which produces MERTLVLLKPDCVQRRLVGRILSRFEDKGLNIVAMKLIQITPDLARQHYAEHVSKPFYPGLESFITGAPVVALILEGLEVIQVVRDMLGATSGLKASAGTIRGDFSSSRQMNLVHASDGPEAAAREMKLYFEEHESHDHEPTLTPWLKAIDE; this is translated from the coding sequence ATGGAGAGGACCCTCGTCCTGCTGAAGCCCGACTGCGTGCAACGACGCCTGGTCGGCCGGATTTTGTCCCGCTTTGAGGACAAAGGGCTGAACATTGTGGCGATGAAGCTCATCCAGATCACCCCGGACCTGGCCAGGCAGCATTACGCCGAGCACGTTTCCAAACCCTTTTATCCGGGCCTGGAAAGTTTCATCACCGGCGCTCCGGTGGTGGCCCTGATCCTGGAAGGCCTGGAAGTGATCCAGGTGGTGCGCGACATGCTGGGCGCCACCAGCGGTTTGAAGGCGTCCGCCGGCACCATCCGCGGCGACTTCAGCAGTAGCCGCCAGATGAACCTGGTCCATGCTTCCGACGGCCCCGAAGCGGCCGCCCGGGAAATGAAGCTCTATTTTGAAGAGCACGAATCCCACGACCACGAGCCGACCCTCACGCCGTGGCTCAAGGCAATCGACGAGTAA
- a CDS encoding dipeptide epimerase — translation MKLSLHAFDLPLKHPFTISRESITVQQTLIVELSAHGSSGFGEATTNRYYGHTLESMTASLERIRPLLEASPSDDPVRLWETLQPELLNDPFALCALDQAAYDLWGKLRGEPVWKLWGLSIEQVPQSSFTIGIDRPEFMEAKLREEPGWPCYKIKLGNDGDVEVVRRLRGVTDAVLRVDANCGWTADEAIRKSQELAELGVEFIEQPLPADDIAGMDRLAGQSALPLMADESCQIESDVDRCAAQGFHAINIKLVKCGGLTPARRMIDRARERNLKIMVGCMTESTVGISAIAQLLPLLDYVDMDGACLLSQDIAQGVQVVRGECRYPNTPGSGVSLLPVEP, via the coding sequence ATGAAACTCTCGCTGCACGCTTTTGATTTGCCGCTGAAGCATCCGTTCACCATCTCCCGGGAATCCATCACGGTCCAGCAGACACTGATCGTGGAATTGTCCGCCCACGGCTCAAGCGGTTTTGGCGAAGCCACCACCAACCGCTATTACGGCCATACCCTGGAAAGTATGACGGCGTCGCTGGAGCGGATTCGTCCGCTGCTGGAAGCAAGTCCCAGCGACGATCCGGTGCGGCTGTGGGAAACCCTGCAGCCGGAACTTCTCAACGATCCGTTCGCCCTCTGCGCGCTCGACCAGGCAGCCTATGACCTGTGGGGCAAACTGCGGGGAGAGCCGGTCTGGAAGCTATGGGGCCTGTCGATTGAGCAGGTTCCACAGTCCAGCTTCACGATCGGCATCGATCGGCCCGAGTTCATGGAAGCCAAACTCCGCGAAGAGCCAGGCTGGCCGTGCTACAAGATCAAACTGGGGAACGACGGCGATGTCGAGGTCGTCCGGCGCCTTCGCGGCGTGACCGACGCGGTGCTGCGGGTCGACGCCAACTGTGGCTGGACCGCCGACGAAGCGATCCGCAAGAGCCAGGAACTGGCGGAGCTGGGCGTCGAATTCATCGAGCAGCCTCTCCCTGCCGACGATATCGCCGGCATGGACCGTCTGGCAGGGCAGTCCGCGCTGCCGCTAATGGCTGACGAAAGCTGCCAGATCGAATCCGACGTGGACCGCTGCGCCGCACAGGGCTTTCACGCCATCAATATCAAGCTGGTCAAGTGCGGCGGGCTGACACCGGCCCGACGCATGATCGATCGCGCCCGTGAACGGAACCTGAAGATCATGGTCGGCTGCATGACGGAATCGACCGTCGGCATCTCCGCCATCGCGCAGCTCCTGCCGCTGCTGGACTATGTGGATATGGACGGCGCCTGCCTGCTGAGCCAGGATATCGCCCAGGGCGTCCAGGTGGTTCGGGGCGAGTGCCGTTACCCCAACACGCCCGGCAGCGGCGTCAGCCTGCTGCCAGTCGAGCCGTAG
- a CDS encoding GGDEF domain-containing protein, whose protein sequence is MLALIIANLPGLSIPVALAVVAVLGYVIGCRRREEIRVNQATAMRDLRRAWSVVRRLESVSLEVRVGLETHEKTVREFKRQLVRLSRRQGGINCSELSDEADRILKPTMYLSRQLGHAYDELRQHTNALLAFTEVRTDPLTRVNNRRGLDETLANLFAMMCRYGATFSIAIFDIDHFKLLNDEHGHVQGDVVLQNVAQALRDSVRETDFVARYGGEEFVVVMPETGLSGARIFSDRVRAAIASKLEVTVSGGVAMASDKEEPAALVARADTALYAAKNAGRNRIFEHDGTELHPVPRCDEELALSREATLGRATGSITHAPGKPAPDTDDEPAAAECDAQKLLGNEEQDRSSCADTVADPITGSYR, encoded by the coding sequence ATGCTTGCACTTATCATCGCCAACTTGCCGGGGCTTTCGATACCGGTCGCATTGGCGGTCGTCGCCGTTCTGGGGTACGTGATCGGCTGTCGTCGTCGGGAAGAAATTCGCGTCAATCAGGCCACTGCCATGCGCGATCTGCGACGCGCGTGGAGCGTGGTTCGCCGGCTGGAGTCGGTATCGCTGGAGGTCCGTGTGGGACTGGAAACCCACGAGAAAACAGTTCGCGAATTCAAGCGACAACTGGTACGGCTCAGCCGCCGACAAGGCGGCATTAACTGTTCCGAGCTGAGCGACGAAGCCGACCGCATTCTCAAGCCGACCATGTACCTCTCCCGTCAGCTAGGCCACGCTTACGACGAATTGCGGCAGCATACCAACGCCTTGCTGGCCTTTACGGAAGTCCGCACCGATCCGCTTACCCGCGTCAACAACCGCCGGGGCCTCGATGAAACGCTGGCGAATCTGTTCGCCATGATGTGCCGCTATGGCGCCACTTTCTCCATCGCCATTTTCGATATCGATCACTTCAAACTGCTCAACGACGAACACGGCCATGTGCAGGGCGACGTGGTGCTGCAGAATGTGGCGCAGGCCCTGCGGGATTCCGTGCGGGAAACCGATTTTGTCGCCCGGTACGGGGGGGAAGAGTTTGTGGTGGTGATGCCCGAAACGGGGCTCTCCGGCGCCCGCATTTTCAGCGATCGCGTGCGGGCGGCCATTGCGTCGAAGCTGGAAGTCACGGTCAGCGGAGGCGTGGCGATGGCGTCGGACAAAGAAGAGCCCGCCGCCCTGGTCGCGCGAGCCGACACGGCGCTTTACGCCGCCAAGAACGCCGGCCGCAATCGCATCTTCGAACACGACGGAACGGAGCTGCATCCGGTTCCGCGATGCGATGAGGAGCTGGCTCTCTCGCGCGAAGCGACCCTTGGTCGCGCAACAGGCAGCATCACGCACGCTCCTGGCAAGCCCGCGCCGGACACCGACGACGAACCGGCCGCGGCGGAATGCGATGCGCAGAAACTGCTGGGGAATGAGGAACAAGATCGCTCTTCCTGCGCCGATACGGTCGCTGATCCAATAACAGGCAGCTACCGTTAG
- the folK gene encoding 2-amino-4-hydroxy-6-hydroxymethyldihydropteridine diphosphokinase, whose amino-acid sequence MTVECLVSAGSNQGDRMATLQAAMQSLQTHPQITRLVSSDWCETVPAGGPGGQGAFLNGVVRLQTTLEPLALLHLLQRIENQQGRQRLERWGARTLDLDLLLYGEASLQTLELQVPHPRMAFRRFVLEPAAEVAPHLRHPTTGWSVQQLLQHLNESPRYAALAGGSAAQRRAIVLASVTGSDTRPLIAADAADAAKESQLSPGQELAAAWRRQVACLESALGDPPAASLRQSAEVAKEEDGGAVCWVSDFWIEQTWSESQHFLAEEAAAGPAMAKRAPMPPRSRLRPRLLVVVETNDPAETSRFARLNARLSLPDTGPMLRVPGDDPATAVRELSGALIAMQ is encoded by the coding sequence ATGACCGTTGAATGTCTGGTGAGCGCGGGCTCCAACCAGGGCGACCGGATGGCGACGCTGCAAGCGGCCATGCAGTCCCTGCAGACGCATCCCCAGATCACCCGCCTCGTTTCCAGTGACTGGTGCGAGACCGTGCCGGCCGGCGGACCCGGCGGCCAGGGGGCGTTTCTCAACGGCGTGGTGCGGCTGCAAACCACCCTGGAGCCGCTGGCCTTATTGCACCTGTTGCAACGGATTGAGAACCAGCAGGGCCGGCAACGCCTGGAACGCTGGGGCGCCCGGACGCTGGACCTGGATCTGCTGCTGTATGGGGAAGCGAGCTTGCAGACGCTCGAGCTGCAGGTTCCCCATCCACGGATGGCGTTTCGTCGCTTTGTGCTGGAGCCGGCCGCCGAAGTCGCCCCGCACCTGCGGCATCCGACAACAGGCTGGAGCGTGCAGCAACTGCTGCAGCATTTGAACGAATCTCCCCGCTACGCGGCCCTGGCCGGCGGTTCCGCGGCGCAGCGCCGGGCAATCGTGCTGGCGTCGGTGACAGGGTCTGACACCAGGCCTCTCATCGCGGCGGATGCTGCCGACGCGGCAAAGGAATCGCAGCTTTCGCCTGGGCAGGAGCTGGCCGCGGCATGGCGGCGCCAGGTCGCTTGTCTGGAGTCGGCCCTGGGCGATCCGCCTGCCGCATCGCTGCGCCAGTCGGCTGAGGTCGCAAAAGAAGAGGACGGGGGCGCCGTTTGCTGGGTGAGTGATTTCTGGATCGAGCAGACCTGGAGCGAATCGCAGCACTTTCTGGCGGAGGAAGCGGCCGCCGGCCCCGCCATGGCAAAACGGGCCCCCATGCCGCCGCGGAGCCGCCTGCGACCGCGACTGCTGGTCGTGGTGGAAACGAACGACCCTGCCGAAACGTCGCGGTTTGCCCGCCTGAACGCACGGCTGTCCCTGCCTGACACGGGACCCATGTTGCGCGTACCTGGCGATGATCCGGCGACGGCGGTAAGGGAACTTTCGGGCGCGTTGATCGCGATGCAGTAG
- the ypfJ gene encoding KPN_02809 family neutral zinc metallopeptidase: MKWRGRRGSDNVIDGRSTSMRGPVLAGGGGLLTVGIVLVALFLGVDPSALLNPNGGVPGGGGGGAVQQRVPDKQSDERKAFVSVVLADTEDVWTDLFQKNRMQYQKPKLHLFHGEVRSACGAQSAAVGPFYCPLDETVYIDLGFYDELRQKLGAPGDFAQAYVIAHEVGHHVQNLLGTSDQVHQSQTRASKAEGNQLSVRLELQADFYAGVWAHHAQKKFDILEEGDIDEALGAATAIGDDRLQQQSRGYIVPESFTHGSSEQRKRWFYRGFKTGDMNQGDTFSIPYDQL; this comes from the coding sequence ATGAAGTGGCGAGGTCGACGCGGCAGCGATAACGTTATTGATGGCCGCTCTACATCCATGCGAGGTCCCGTCCTGGCGGGCGGCGGCGGCCTGTTGACCGTCGGCATTGTGCTCGTTGCGTTGTTCCTGGGCGTCGATCCCTCGGCCCTGCTCAACCCCAACGGCGGAGTGCCCGGCGGAGGCGGTGGAGGAGCCGTCCAGCAACGGGTCCCCGACAAACAGTCCGACGAGCGCAAGGCGTTTGTTTCCGTCGTTCTGGCGGACACCGAAGACGTCTGGACCGACCTCTTCCAGAAAAATCGCATGCAGTACCAGAAACCGAAATTGCATCTTTTTCACGGAGAAGTCCGTTCCGCATGCGGCGCCCAGAGTGCGGCGGTCGGGCCTTTCTATTGCCCGCTTGATGAAACGGTCTACATTGATCTCGGCTTTTACGACGAACTGCGACAAAAACTCGGCGCCCCGGGCGACTTCGCCCAGGCCTACGTGATCGCCCACGAAGTCGGTCACCATGTGCAAAACCTGCTGGGAACCAGCGATCAGGTGCATCAGTCGCAGACCCGCGCCAGCAAAGCCGAAGGGAACCAGCTTTCCGTCCGACTGGAACTGCAGGCCGACTTTTACGCCGGCGTCTGGGCGCACCACGCCCAGAAAAAGTTCGACATCCTCGAAGAAGGCGATATCGACGAAGCCCTGGGCGCCGCCACCGCGATTGGCGACGATCGTCTGCAGCAACAGTCCCGCGGCTATATCGTGCCAGAATCGTTCACCCATGGCTCCTCGGAGCAGCGCAAACGCTGGTTCTATCGCGGCTTCAAAACGGGCGACATGAACCAGGGCGACACTTTCTCTATTCCTTACGACCAGCTGTAG
- a CDS encoding Gfo/Idh/MocA family protein: protein MLRFASCLLAFSVFAAAASCGLRSVDAADPVRVGILGFDSYQSVAFMQLFHKPPEDNPDLAGLQVVAAWPGGSEDVEESVAGLPKWRERLEKQNVKILPTIEEVLAQVDAVMVMSLDGRAHRAAAVQALRAHKPVYIGRPMAASLEDVIAIFDAAEKYDTPVFSCSQHRFSPGFIGMRNHEEVGKVLGCFVYGGMKTEPHHPEFFWHGVHSVETLYTIMGPGVVSLTRTSTDDADVITGVWGDGRIGTYRAIRKGAVRYSALVFGDVGVAPAGKYGYEAPVKGVTPKSRYKGYEGVSTEIAKFFKTRKSPVAPSETIELFAFLTAADISKAQGGTPVKLQEVIDAARAKVAAEKE from the coding sequence ATGCTTCGTTTTGCATCCTGTCTGCTGGCTTTTTCTGTTTTCGCGGCTGCCGCTTCCTGCGGTCTTCGATCCGTCGACGCGGCGGATCCGGTTCGTGTTGGCATCCTGGGGTTCGACAGCTACCAGTCGGTTGCTTTCATGCAACTGTTCCACAAACCGCCGGAGGATAACCCCGATCTGGCCGGACTGCAGGTAGTGGCCGCCTGGCCGGGAGGCAGCGAAGATGTGGAGGAAAGCGTGGCTGGCCTGCCCAAATGGCGCGAGCGTCTGGAGAAGCAGAACGTGAAGATTCTGCCCACGATCGAAGAGGTGCTGGCGCAGGTCGACGCCGTGATGGTGATGAGCCTGGACGGACGCGCCCATCGCGCGGCGGCCGTGCAAGCACTGCGAGCCCACAAGCCCGTTTATATTGGCCGTCCGATGGCGGCTTCCCTGGAAGATGTCATCGCCATTTTTGATGCGGCCGAAAAGTACGACACGCCGGTCTTCTCCTGTTCGCAGCACCGCTTTAGCCCCGGCTTCATCGGCATGCGTAACCATGAAGAGGTCGGCAAGGTGCTCGGCTGTTTCGTGTACGGCGGCATGAAAACGGAGCCCCATCATCCCGAATTCTTCTGGCACGGCGTGCACAGCGTGGAGACCCTCTACACGATCATGGGGCCCGGCGTGGTGTCGCTGACGCGAACCAGCACCGACGACGCCGATGTGATTACCGGCGTCTGGGGCGACGGCCGGATTGGCACGTATCGCGCTATCCGCAAAGGAGCCGTGCGCTACAGTGCTCTGGTGTTTGGGGATGTCGGCGTGGCGCCGGCCGGCAAGTACGGCTATGAAGCGCCGGTGAAAGGTGTTACGCCCAAGAGTCGGTACAAGGGGTACGAAGGCGTTTCGACGGAAATCGCCAAGTTCTTTAAAACACGAAAATCGCCCGTCGCGCCGAGCGAAACGATCGAGCTGTTCGCGTTCTTAACGGCGGCCGACATCAGCAAAGCGCAGGGGGGAACGCCTGTCAAGCTGCAGGAAGTGATCGACGCGGCCCGAGCGAAGGTGGCGGCGGAAAAAGAATAG